One window of the Amycolatopsis mediterranei genome contains the following:
- a CDS encoding RICIN domain-containing protein, translating into MKLRLALSALVLIAGVVPGFGAAAASTTATAVAVPPPAMGWASWNTFAAKIDYGTIKAQADALVSAGLKDAGYSYVNIDEGWWQGTRDSAGNITVDTAEWPGGMKAIADYLHSKGLKAGIYTDAGRDGCGYYFPTGRPAAPGSGSEGHYLQDMLQFQRWGFDFVKVDWCGGDAEGLDPQSTYRAISDANQAATAQTGRTLTLSICDWGRKNPWNWGAGTAPMWRTSTDIIYYGQTANLGQVLTNFDQAQHPLSQHTGYVNDPDMLTVGMPGLTDAQARTELGLWSVSGAPLLAGNNLATMSAATKSILTNREVIAVDQDPSGLQGVKVAEDAAGLQVYSKVLSGSGKRAVVLLNRTSAAAAMTVRWADLGLTPATAQVRNVWGAGNAGAFATGYGVTVPAGDSVLLTVQGTDAAAASYPADGSRFAGITAASTGLAVATFTYSAAGTQTATLAVNGQQPTVLAFPATGGTPKTVSAVVSLGKGTTNTLTFSGTPPQLSAVSILPLPGSTGVQIAGVPSGRCLDVDDNGITNGIQAQLWDCAAGLNQTWAPVRGQLVVNGTKCLDAYNSGTANGTDVVVWDCNGQRNQQWTFNANGTITNAVSGLCLDASQAATANATKIILWTCSGGANQQWTRR; encoded by the coding sequence ATGAAGCTGCGCCTCGCATTGTCCGCGCTCGTGCTGATCGCCGGCGTGGTCCCGGGATTCGGAGCCGCCGCCGCGAGCACGACCGCCACCGCGGTGGCGGTTCCGCCGCCCGCGATGGGCTGGGCGTCGTGGAACACCTTCGCCGCCAAGATCGACTACGGCACCATCAAGGCGCAGGCCGACGCGCTCGTCTCGGCCGGGCTGAAGGACGCCGGCTACAGCTACGTCAACATCGACGAAGGCTGGTGGCAGGGCACCCGCGACAGCGCCGGGAACATCACCGTGGACACCGCCGAATGGCCGGGTGGCATGAAGGCGATCGCGGATTACCTGCACAGCAAGGGACTCAAGGCCGGGATCTACACCGACGCCGGCCGCGACGGCTGCGGCTACTACTTCCCGACCGGCCGCCCGGCGGCGCCCGGGAGCGGCAGCGAAGGCCACTACCTGCAGGACATGCTGCAGTTCCAGCGCTGGGGCTTCGACTTCGTCAAGGTCGACTGGTGCGGTGGCGACGCCGAAGGCCTCGACCCGCAGAGCACCTACCGGGCGATCAGCGACGCCAACCAGGCCGCGACCGCGCAGACCGGGCGCACCCTCACCCTGTCCATCTGCGACTGGGGCAGGAAGAACCCGTGGAACTGGGGCGCCGGGACGGCGCCGATGTGGCGCACCAGCACGGACATCATCTACTACGGCCAGACGGCGAACCTGGGCCAGGTGCTCACCAACTTCGACCAGGCGCAGCACCCCCTTTCGCAGCACACCGGCTACGTCAACGACCCGGACATGCTGACCGTGGGCATGCCGGGCCTCACCGACGCGCAGGCGCGCACGGAGCTGGGCCTGTGGTCGGTTTCGGGCGCGCCGCTGCTGGCGGGCAACAACCTCGCGACGATGAGCGCGGCCACGAAGTCGATCCTGACCAACCGGGAAGTCATCGCCGTCGACCAGGACCCGAGCGGCCTGCAGGGCGTCAAGGTCGCCGAGGACGCCGCCGGGCTCCAGGTCTACTCGAAGGTCCTCAGTGGCTCCGGGAAGCGCGCGGTCGTGCTGCTCAACCGGACGTCCGCCGCCGCGGCCATGACCGTCCGGTGGGCCGACCTCGGCCTGACCCCGGCCACCGCGCAGGTCCGGAACGTCTGGGGCGCCGGCAATGCGGGTGCCTTCGCCACCGGCTACGGCGTCACCGTCCCGGCGGGCGACTCGGTGCTGTTGACCGTCCAGGGCACCGACGCGGCGGCGGCGAGCTACCCGGCCGACGGCTCCCGGTTCGCCGGCATCACCGCCGCCTCGACCGGGCTCGCCGTCGCCACCTTCACCTACAGCGCGGCCGGCACGCAGACGGCGACCCTCGCCGTGAACGGCCAGCAGCCGACCGTCCTCGCCTTCCCGGCCACCGGCGGCACACCGAAGACCGTCTCCGCCGTCGTGTCGCTGGGCAAGGGGACCACCAACACCCTGACGTTCTCCGGTACCCCGCCGCAGCTGTCGGCCGTGTCGATCCTGCCGCTGCCGGGCAGCACCGGCGTCCAGATCGCGGGTGTCCCCTCGGGACGGTGCCTCGACGTCGACGACAACGGCATCACCAACGGGATCCAGGCCCAGCTGTGGGACTGCGCCGCGGGCCTGAACCAGACCTGGGCGCCGGTGCGCGGGCAGCTCGTCGTCAACGGCACCAAGTGTCTCGACGCCTACAACAGCGGAACGGCCAACGGCACCGACGTGGTCGTCTGGGACTGCAACGGCCAGCGCAACCAGCAGTGGACGTTCAACGCGAACGGGACGATCACCAACGCGGTGTCCGGGCTGTGCCTGGACGCGAGCCAAGCGGCCACCGCGAACGCCACGAAGATCATCCTCTGGACCTGCAGCGGCGGCGCCAACCAGCAGTGGACCCGGCGTTAG
- a CDS encoding LacI family DNA-binding transcriptional regulator yields the protein MPPRKLSETPGAVAKPATISEVALLAGVSVGTASKALNGRGSLRAETRQRVLSAAEQLGFQPNRAAVTLNSGRTYTVGMITTDTIGRFSIPLMMGAEDALGAGEMSVFLCDARDDPIREQYYLRTLLSRRVDGIIVTGRRTQARPPIGANLPIPVVYAFISSADPQDCSVVPDEAGGARKAVEHLLATGRRRIAHITGPERHHSATVRAAAAAGRLTEAGLDPAGTPMFGEWSEAWGRQAVRMLLGAGTAFDAVFCGSDQIARGAADALQAAGRRVPGDVALVGFDNWDVMALGCQPPLTSVDMELEALGRTAADRLLAAINGEPSPGRHTRPCRLVIRESTA from the coding sequence ATGCCTCCGCGGAAACTTTCGGAAACTCCCGGCGCCGTTGCGAAGCCGGCCACGATCAGCGAGGTCGCCCTGCTGGCGGGTGTCTCGGTCGGCACCGCGTCGAAGGCCCTCAACGGCCGCGGCTCACTGCGCGCGGAGACCCGGCAGCGGGTGCTGTCGGCGGCCGAGCAGCTGGGGTTCCAGCCGAACCGGGCGGCCGTGACCCTCAACTCCGGGCGCACCTACACCGTCGGCATGATCACCACCGACACGATCGGCCGGTTCAGCATCCCGCTGATGATGGGCGCCGAGGACGCCCTCGGCGCCGGGGAGATGTCGGTCTTCCTCTGCGACGCCCGCGACGACCCGATTCGCGAGCAGTACTACCTGCGCACGCTGCTCTCCCGCCGGGTCGACGGCATCATCGTCACCGGCCGCCGGACCCAGGCCCGTCCCCCGATCGGCGCGAACCTGCCGATCCCGGTCGTGTACGCGTTCATCAGCTCTGCCGATCCGCAGGACTGTTCCGTCGTGCCGGACGAAGCCGGCGGGGCGCGCAAGGCCGTCGAGCACCTCCTGGCCACCGGACGGCGCCGCATCGCCCACATCACCGGCCCCGAGCGGCACCACTCGGCGACCGTGCGCGCGGCGGCCGCCGCCGGCCGGCTCACCGAGGCCGGGCTCGACCCGGCCGGGACACCGATGTTCGGCGAGTGGAGCGAGGCGTGGGGCCGGCAGGCGGTGCGGATGCTGCTGGGCGCGGGCACCGCCTTCGACGCCGTCTTCTGCGGCAGCGATCAGATCGCCCGCGGCGCCGCCGACGCGCTGCAGGCGGCCGGCCGCCGCGTGCCGGGCGACGTCGCCTTGGTCGGCTTCGACAACTGGGACGTCATGGCACTGGGCTGCCAGCCGCCGCTGACCAGCGTCGACATGGAACTGGAGGCACTCGGGCGGACCGCCGCCGACCGCCTGCTGGCGGCGATCAACGGCGAGCCCTCCCCCGGCAGGCACACCCGGCCGTGCCGGCTGGTCATCCGGGAGTCGACCGCCTAA
- a CDS encoding ABC transporter substrate-binding protein, translating to MTSHIRTTARWGRAAVAVAGVLVLAACQSGPSGAAAGDTASVDDGTTITMWTRSPTATFSQTLIDAYNASHKNKVKLTVFPADSYQQKVGTAAGAKQLPDLLAADVVYAPDYAAKGLFLDLTARVTQLPFSGSLAAAHMKAATAGGKHYAVPHDIDLSAVFYNKVLFTRAGLDPEKPPSTLDEIAADARKIAALGGDTKGYFFGGACPGCQLFTSWPMIWASGGTVLDEQGTAATLDSPQAAKVYSWLRQLYADGVVPASAKNESGPTWTQSFLDGKIGIQPMGATALQGMKEGPDLQVGVAPIPGLTGGSSSFVGGDVLGIGGNSTHAAAAWDFIAWTLSDQAQVDVVAKSKNITVRSDLADNTYAKQDPRLGVFNRLASQGQTPISVNFGKTFNDTNGPWTATVIDAVFGSGDAGAILKQHNAAVTESLSGGS from the coding sequence ATGACTTCGCACATCCGGACCACGGCACGGTGGGGGCGTGCCGCAGTCGCCGTCGCCGGCGTCCTCGTCCTCGCGGCCTGCCAGAGCGGCCCGTCCGGGGCGGCCGCGGGGGACACCGCGAGCGTGGACGACGGCACCACGATCACCATGTGGACCCGGTCGCCGACGGCCACCTTCAGCCAGACGCTGATCGACGCCTACAACGCGAGCCACAAGAACAAGGTCAAGCTGACCGTCTTCCCGGCCGACTCCTACCAGCAGAAGGTCGGCACGGCCGCGGGCGCGAAGCAGCTGCCGGACCTCTTGGCGGCCGACGTCGTCTACGCGCCCGACTACGCGGCCAAGGGCCTGTTCCTCGACCTCACCGCCCGCGTCACGCAGCTGCCGTTCAGCGGCAGCCTCGCCGCGGCCCACATGAAGGCGGCCACCGCCGGCGGCAAGCACTACGCGGTGCCGCACGACATCGACCTGTCCGCGGTGTTCTACAACAAGGTCCTGTTCACCCGGGCCGGTCTCGACCCGGAGAAGCCACCGTCCACGTTGGACGAAATTGCGGCCGACGCGCGCAAGATCGCCGCGCTCGGCGGGGACACCAAGGGCTACTTCTTCGGCGGCGCGTGTCCGGGGTGCCAGCTGTTCACCAGCTGGCCGATGATCTGGGCCTCGGGCGGCACGGTGCTCGACGAGCAGGGCACGGCCGCCACGCTCGACAGCCCCCAAGCGGCGAAGGTCTACTCGTGGCTGCGGCAGCTCTACGCCGACGGCGTCGTGCCGGCATCGGCGAAGAACGAGTCCGGTCCCACGTGGACGCAGTCGTTCCTCGACGGCAAGATCGGCATCCAGCCGATGGGCGCGACGGCGTTGCAGGGCATGAAGGAAGGACCGGACCTGCAGGTCGGCGTGGCCCCGATCCCGGGGCTGACCGGGGGCAGCTCGTCGTTCGTCGGCGGGGACGTGCTCGGCATCGGCGGCAACAGCACGCACGCCGCGGCCGCGTGGGACTTCATCGCCTGGACGCTGTCGGACCAGGCGCAGGTCGACGTCGTCGCGAAGAGCAAGAACATCACCGTCCGGTCCGATCTCGCGGACAACACCTACGCCAAGCAGGATCCGCGGCTCGGCGTGTTCAACCGGCTGGCGAGCCAGGGCCAGACGCCGATTTCGGTCAACTTCGGCAAGACGTTCAACGACACGAACGGACCCTGGACGGCGACGGTGATCGACGCGGTCTTCGGCAGCGGTGATGCCGGAGCGATCCTCAAGCAGCACAACGCGGCCGTGACCGAGTCCCTCTCCGGCGGCAGCTGA
- a CDS encoding carbohydrate ABC transporter permease: MVSLVSPRVSAPEAPAPAPRRRGSIARGRRRLGIAYAAPMAVLVAVFFVIPLGLMLWMSVSHWPLVGASYPNGVKNYDALSDPLFLRAVWFTLKYTLVTTVVLSLVAFGLALLVQHDRRGTGFARTVFFLPSAVGLASTSLLFYGLFNTDSSALNHLVDFLGFGRADWLGSGGSALGSTVGMITWRFAGFSMLILMTGLQGIDPALYEAARIDGANRWQILWRVTLPQLRPTLALAMVLSLTGSLLAFDQFFILTGGRHDTATVVIDIYREAFLSQDLGRAAAVSVATLAVLIVLNVAQLRLIRREGK; this comes from the coding sequence ATGGTGTCGCTGGTTTCCCCGCGGGTGTCGGCGCCGGAGGCCCCGGCGCCGGCACCCCGCCGCCGCGGCTCGATCGCCCGGGGCCGTCGCCGGCTGGGGATCGCCTACGCCGCTCCGATGGCCGTGCTGGTCGCCGTCTTCTTCGTCATCCCGCTCGGGCTGATGCTGTGGATGTCGGTCAGCCATTGGCCGCTCGTCGGCGCGTCCTACCCGAACGGCGTCAAGAACTACGACGCGCTGAGCGACCCGCTGTTCCTTCGCGCGGTGTGGTTCACCCTGAAGTACACGCTGGTCACGACGGTGGTGCTCAGCCTCGTCGCCTTCGGGCTGGCGCTGCTGGTGCAGCACGACCGGCGCGGGACCGGCTTCGCCCGCACGGTTTTCTTCCTGCCCAGTGCCGTGGGCCTCGCGTCGACGAGCCTGCTGTTCTACGGCCTGTTCAACACCGACTCGTCGGCGCTGAACCACCTGGTGGACTTCCTCGGGTTCGGCCGGGCCGACTGGCTCGGCTCCGGCGGCAGCGCGCTCGGCTCGACGGTCGGGATGATCACCTGGCGGTTCGCCGGGTTCTCCATGCTGATCCTGATGACCGGCCTGCAGGGCATCGACCCGGCGCTGTACGAGGCCGCGCGCATCGACGGCGCGAACCGGTGGCAGATCCTGTGGCGGGTGACGCTGCCGCAGCTGCGGCCGACCCTGGCGCTCGCGATGGTGCTGTCGCTGACCGGCTCGCTGCTGGCGTTCGACCAGTTCTTCATCCTCACCGGCGGCCGCCACGACACGGCCACGGTCGTCATCGACATCTACCGCGAGGCGTTCCTGTCCCAGGACCTCGGGCGCGCGGCCGCGGTTTCGGTGGCCACGCTCGCCGTGCTCATCGTGCTCAACGTCGCCCAGCTGCGCCTGATCCGCCGGGAGGGGAAGTGA
- a CDS encoding carbohydrate ABC transporter permease, with translation MNRLRAAGLHVTSAALAVLFLLPLLWTLYSSLSGREAGGSGTDNYRRLADYGSGLGTYLVNTTVVALVAVTVTVLATTLGGYAMARLAFPGRTLLFLVTLAILMVPYTTILVPLYILLGWLGLQNSLLGLGLVMAVLQLPFGLFMMRNSFEALPVELEEAALIDGCSIGGALRRVLLRGVLPGVVTVALFSFLAAWNEFVAPLIFLTDGEKFTLPVALFNLQSGSLGSVDFGALQAGVVVSALPCVAVFLVLQRYYVRGFTSGALKG, from the coding sequence GTGAACCGGCTCCGGGCCGCGGGCCTGCACGTCACGAGCGCCGCCCTGGCCGTGCTGTTCCTGCTGCCGCTGCTGTGGACGCTCTACTCGTCGCTCAGCGGGCGGGAAGCCGGGGGCTCCGGGACGGACAACTACCGGCGGCTCGCCGACTACGGCAGCGGTCTGGGCACCTACCTGGTCAACACGACCGTGGTCGCGCTGGTCGCGGTGACCGTCACGGTGCTGGCGACCACGCTCGGCGGCTACGCGATGGCCCGGCTCGCCTTTCCCGGCCGCACCCTGCTGTTCCTGGTCACCCTGGCCATCCTGATGGTGCCCTACACGACGATCCTGGTGCCGCTCTACATCCTGCTCGGCTGGCTCGGCCTGCAGAACTCGCTGCTCGGCCTGGGCCTGGTGATGGCCGTGCTGCAGCTGCCGTTCGGCCTGTTCATGATGCGCAACTCCTTCGAGGCGCTGCCGGTGGAACTGGAAGAGGCAGCGCTGATCGACGGCTGTTCGATCGGCGGCGCGCTGCGAAGGGTGCTGCTGCGTGGCGTCCTGCCCGGCGTGGTCACCGTGGCGCTGTTCTCGTTCCTGGCGGCCTGGAACGAGTTCGTCGCCCCGCTGATCTTCCTCACCGACGGCGAGAAGTTCACCCTGCCGGTCGCGCTGTTCAACCTCCAGTCCGGCAGCCTCGGCTCGGTCGACTTCGGGGCCCTGCAGGCGGGCGTGGTGGTCTCCGCCCTGCCGTGCGTGGCGGTCTTCCTCGTCCTGCAGCGGTACTACGTCCGCGGCTTCACCTCGGGAGCCCTCAAAGGCTGA
- a CDS encoding glycoside hydrolase family 127 protein has product MTERILGPVHPTSAAKSALRPLFLGAVTFAPDSLLGECQARNATRTLPHCVEQLEAAGALDNLRRVTGEVDGDRRNMWFADSDVYKTLEAAAWQLGRDPGDAELRAFLDTTAALVAKAQEDDGYLNSYFTVDKPDLKWRELHWSHELYCAGHLIQAAVAAARAGVGAQLVTVARRFADLIVERFGSVEDVDGHPEIETALVELYRVTGHRPYLELALRFLDLRGRGLLDGERFGSRYLQDHVPVREADEVAGHVVRQLYLLAGVVDVAVETRDDALLEAARRLWADAFGAKTYLTGAQGSRHRDEAFGDPYELPPDRAYGETCAAIASFQWNWRLLLATGEGKYADEMERALYNAIAGSTALDGTHFFYANPLHLRTGHDGTHEDAPSQRLPWYSCACCPPNLARLVASLSGYVATADPGGLQVHLYAAGTIQTTVDGADVRVETRTRYPWDGRVELTVTASAPFMLSLRVPGWAEGALIDGVPAEVRDGYAEVRRDWTGGTTVTLELPMPARIVRPHPRIDAVRGCAAVTRGPLVYCLEQADLPDGVTLEDVRIDPAASFSGASLPDVPVALTTRGRIEVPASGELYGAGSVMPGEPVELTAVPYFLWGNREPGPMRVWLPVATE; this is encoded by the coding sequence ATGACCGAACGCATCCTCGGGCCCGTCCACCCCACGTCCGCCGCGAAGTCGGCGTTGCGGCCGCTCTTCCTCGGCGCGGTCACCTTCGCGCCGGACAGCCTGCTCGGTGAGTGCCAGGCCCGCAACGCGACCCGGACCCTGCCGCACTGCGTCGAGCAGCTCGAGGCGGCGGGCGCGCTGGACAACCTCCGCCGCGTCACCGGCGAGGTCGACGGCGACCGCCGCAACATGTGGTTCGCCGACTCCGACGTCTACAAGACCCTCGAAGCCGCCGCCTGGCAGCTCGGACGCGATCCGGGCGACGCCGAGCTGCGCGCGTTCCTCGACACCACCGCCGCGCTGGTGGCCAAGGCCCAGGAGGACGACGGTTACCTGAACTCGTACTTCACCGTCGACAAGCCGGACCTGAAGTGGCGGGAGCTGCACTGGAGCCACGAGCTGTACTGCGCGGGCCACCTGATCCAGGCCGCCGTCGCCGCCGCCCGGGCCGGGGTCGGGGCCCAGCTCGTCACGGTCGCCCGGCGCTTCGCGGACCTCATCGTGGAGCGGTTCGGCAGCGTCGAGGACGTCGACGGGCACCCGGAGATCGAGACGGCGCTGGTGGAGCTGTACCGGGTGACCGGGCACCGGCCGTACCTCGAGCTGGCGCTGCGCTTCCTCGACCTGCGGGGACGCGGCCTGCTCGACGGCGAACGATTCGGCTCCCGGTACCTGCAGGACCACGTCCCGGTCCGCGAGGCCGACGAGGTCGCCGGGCACGTCGTGCGCCAGCTCTACCTGCTCGCCGGCGTCGTGGACGTCGCCGTCGAAACCCGGGACGACGCGCTGCTGGAAGCGGCCCGCCGCCTGTGGGCCGACGCGTTCGGCGCCAAGACCTACCTCACCGGCGCCCAGGGCTCCCGCCACCGCGACGAGGCGTTCGGCGACCCGTACGAGCTGCCGCCCGACCGGGCCTACGGCGAGACCTGCGCCGCGATCGCGAGCTTCCAGTGGAACTGGCGCCTGCTGCTGGCCACCGGCGAGGGCAAGTACGCCGACGAGATGGAACGCGCGCTGTACAACGCGATCGCCGGGTCGACCGCGCTCGACGGCACGCACTTCTTCTACGCCAACCCGCTGCACCTGCGGACCGGCCACGACGGCACGCACGAAGACGCGCCCTCGCAGCGCCTGCCGTGGTACTCGTGCGCGTGCTGCCCGCCCAACCTGGCCCGGCTGGTCGCCTCGCTGTCCGGTTACGTGGCGACCGCCGATCCCGGTGGCCTGCAGGTGCACCTGTATGCGGCCGGGACGATCCAGACCACTGTGGACGGTGCCGACGTCCGCGTCGAGACGCGCACCCGGTACCCGTGGGACGGCCGGGTCGAGCTGACGGTGACGGCTTCGGCGCCGTTCATGCTGTCCCTGCGCGTCCCCGGCTGGGCCGAGGGCGCCCTGATCGACGGCGTCCCCGCCGAGGTCCGCGACGGCTACGCGGAGGTGCGGCGCGACTGGACGGGCGGCACCACGGTGACGCTCGAACTGCCGATGCCCGCCCGGATCGTCCGTCCGCACCCGCGGATCGACGCCGTGCGCGGCTGCGCCGCCGTGACGCGCGGGCCGCTCGTCTACTGCCTGGAGCAGGCCGACCTGCCGGACGGCGTCACCCTCGAGGACGTGCGGATCGACCCGGCGGCATCGTTCTCCGGCGCGTCGCTGCCCGACGTACCGGTCGCCCTGACCACGCGCGGCCGGATCGAGGTGCCCGCGTCGGGCGAGCTGTACGGTGCCGGGTCCGTCATGCCCGGCGAGCCGGTGGAACTGACCGCCGTCCCCTATTTCCTTTGGGGCAACCGGGAACCCGGCCCGATGCGGGTCTGGCTCCCGGTCGCCACCGAATAG
- a CDS encoding RICIN domain-containing protein, protein MRRLAPSVVLCLVAGLLSVLSASSALAATAFTSTVVSSSSGQCATVPNGTSAVQLTQTGCNSGAGQSFRFTPVSGDVYTIGTFTSGSCVDISGASTSDNAAVIQYACHSGTNQQFRLQANGSAFTLVAVASGKCVTAVNALLVQLACGTAALWRLPGFQSGGDPQTPPEKTVRVWLLRPSDVPYDQRYPDGIANVMREAQRYYGQELGKTFRLTAPVVQVVTGEHVKSWYEDTPNGGDRYWWAVFNMQQELVRRFGVRDGDSRWINVGEVIAEGQGAGGGGGNGWVILCRHDADGAAGINGPMNRWYGGMVHELGHAFGLPDSTSTDGTPMSASFYDYPNTHFSQSQKTAIFNGPYGSFLF, encoded by the coding sequence GTGCGGCGGCTGGCTCCCTCCGTGGTGCTCTGCCTCGTGGCCGGCCTGCTCTCGGTGCTGTCCGCGAGCAGCGCACTGGCCGCGACCGCGTTCACCAGCACGGTGGTCAGCTCTTCGAGCGGCCAGTGCGCCACCGTTCCCAACGGCACCAGTGCGGTCCAGCTGACCCAGACGGGGTGCAACTCCGGTGCCGGTCAGTCGTTCCGGTTCACCCCGGTGTCCGGTGACGTCTACACCATCGGCACCTTCACCTCGGGCAGCTGCGTGGACATCTCCGGCGCGTCCACTTCGGACAACGCTGCGGTGATCCAGTACGCCTGCCACTCCGGGACCAACCAGCAGTTTCGCCTCCAGGCTAATGGAAGCGCTTTCACGCTGGTCGCGGTCGCCTCGGGCAAGTGCGTCACGGCGGTGAACGCGCTGCTCGTCCAGCTGGCCTGCGGCACGGCCGCCCTGTGGCGGCTGCCCGGCTTCCAGTCCGGCGGCGATCCGCAGACCCCGCCGGAGAAGACCGTGCGGGTGTGGCTGCTGCGGCCGTCCGACGTGCCCTACGACCAGCGCTACCCGGACGGCATCGCGAACGTCATGCGGGAAGCGCAGCGGTACTACGGGCAGGAGCTGGGCAAGACGTTCCGGCTCACCGCCCCGGTCGTCCAGGTGGTCACCGGCGAGCACGTGAAGAGCTGGTACGAGGACACACCCAACGGCGGCGACCGCTACTGGTGGGCCGTGTTCAATATGCAGCAGGAGCTGGTGCGCCGGTTCGGCGTCCGGGACGGGGACAGCCGGTGGATCAACGTCGGCGAGGTCATCGCCGAGGGCCAGGGCGCGGGCGGCGGTGGCGGCAACGGCTGGGTGATCCTCTGCCGGCACGACGCCGACGGCGCGGCCGGCATCAACGGCCCGATGAACCGCTGGTACGGCGGCATGGTGCACGAACTCGGCCACGCCTTCGGCCTGCCGGACTCGACCTCGACGGACGGGACGCCGATGTCGGCGTCCTTCTACGACTACCCGAACACCCACTTCAGCCAAAGCCAGAAGACCGCGATCTTCAACGGCCCGTACGGCTCCTTCCTCTTCTGA